One Streptococcus sp. zg-86 DNA window includes the following coding sequences:
- a CDS encoding LLM class flavin-dependent oxidoreductase: MELSALNLVPLRSGQNFHEAIEDMVELAQQLEGFGYKRYWIAEHHNSKTIASSATQLLIQHTLSQTNTIRVGSGGVMLPNHSPYLIAEQYGTLETLYPKRIDLGLGRAPGTDMQTAQALRRSDNLNPDFETDLAELESYFKDSSSVHAYPAAGLDVPFYILGSSTDSAHLAAKLGRPYVFAAHFAPAAMEEAIRIYRQEFTPSSYLDKPYLILALNAILAETDEEAKVLATSQTQTFLSIVTNAQKGLQPPKASEDDVWRHYVAAEKVPHFGPVAFTKDSLIRREKAIVQQMSAVTLVGSPDTVARQIAQLHSRVQMDEIMANSFIYDQTAQAKSYELLAKVIQKENSEG, from the coding sequence ATGGAGTTATCAGCCTTAAATTTGGTGCCGTTGCGGTCGGGCCAGAATTTTCACGAAGCGATAGAGGATATGGTTGAGCTGGCTCAACAATTAGAAGGTTTTGGCTATAAGCGGTATTGGATTGCCGAACATCACAATAGCAAAACCATCGCTAGTAGTGCAACGCAACTGTTAATCCAGCATACGCTGTCGCAGACGAACACTATCAGAGTAGGTTCAGGTGGTGTCATGCTTCCTAATCACAGCCCTTATCTGATTGCGGAGCAATATGGAACGCTTGAAACCCTGTATCCAAAGCGAATCGATTTGGGTTTGGGACGAGCGCCGGGGACAGATATGCAAACAGCACAAGCGTTACGGCGTTCGGATAATCTTAATCCAGATTTTGAAACGGATTTGGCAGAATTGGAGTCCTATTTTAAAGATAGCTCATCTGTCCATGCCTACCCGGCTGCAGGGTTGGATGTACCATTTTATATCTTAGGTTCAAGTACGGATTCTGCTCATTTGGCTGCTAAACTGGGACGCCCCTATGTTTTTGCGGCGCATTTTGCACCAGCAGCTATGGAAGAGGCGATTCGGATTTACAGGCAGGAATTTACACCTTCTTCCTACTTGGATAAACCGTACCTTATCCTAGCTTTAAATGCCATTCTTGCTGAAACAGATGAGGAGGCAAAGGTTTTAGCGACCAGCCAGACTCAGACCTTCTTGAGTATCGTGACCAATGCCCAGAAAGGATTACAGCCTCCTAAGGCGAGCGAGGACGACGTTTGGCGGCATTATGTCGCTGCGGAAAAAGTTCCTCACTTTGGGCCGGTAGCTTTTACAAAGGATTCCCTCATCCGAAGAGAAAAAGCGATTGTGCAACAAATGTCGGCTGTCACCTTGGTTGGAAGTCCAGATACCGTAGCTCGTCAAATTGCCCAATTACACAGTCGTGTGCAGATGGATGAAATCATGGCCAATAGTTTCATTTATGACCAAACAGCCCAAGCGAAGTCGTATGAGTTGTTAGCTAAGGTCATTCAGAAAGAGAATAGCGAGGGATAA
- a CDS encoding GAG-binding domain-containing protein codes for MKKQLYAAAATAAIISTLPQALQAEEVKAIEPVAKMEMEMQQAESNVPAEEGMVRTSFANQAEEVMPNEATPKTEVEMQQVDPNFQARLANLQPKVMELMTLAVRNDRKAYYQQRVGTLSQFTNEAQFKAAIGKTLEEFKTEVDGDYAEVKSNYITAAKSVLNPERAEQIRVLASDPATSLTTLQNLSKQLYAEYAAELQADKEKTALGAYKKKAIGEIAKMKELPNSIRSGYFTRINEATTTEVVDKIKQEATQDISNRQKVQAEKKQAEGTIKGMDYLYPDERSDYLARVETANTETEIDSLLVEAESTAAANRVIFEKRKSIQEQVNKLPYLTKEHRSDISNEIEEERAESGLDRIYSQARKQNLEDAKAPHKETIKKIKELIKAVDRLPRLTDASIFEGQMKIWEEISPNAVAFIRTFEKTLDEEMAAKNPHQADNVIRNIKELAASAEIEKIARELEQKRQKFPDDERLKEILKDMFFYPYGTVSDFPLYVKRDIYPKQEQFNKRYDNLTNDQGFVPKFELKPIQQKPTDTVKPKETPKKDLPQSDAKTKENSSIPPKQEIPDKSKVVPQQEKPQSDSKPKVDFPIPPKQEIPEQSKVVPQQEKPQSDLKPKVDSSIPPKQEIPEQSKVVPQQEKPQSDSKPKVDSPIPPKQEIPEQSKVAPQQEKPQSDSKPKVDSSIPPKQEIPEQSKVAPQQEKPQSDSKPKVDSPIPPKQEIPEQSKVAPQQEKPQSDSKPKVDSPISPKQEIPEQSKVAPQQEKPQSDSQNQDNPSRQSRSEDTAKPKVTPEKDMSKEGSSRKGKFETGAPAFSTKPILELGGTRKPSKPREKEVQSNTSTKPMLNLEQPNPSGTVDQLSEKQKAASDREFQKPVELKQTQSTVKPTLPKTNEVPTLASLIGVALAGFVGIFTRKRKN; via the coding sequence ATGAAAAAACAACTATATGCTGCAGCAGCGACTGCTGCAATCATCTCAACCCTACCGCAAGCCCTCCAAGCAGAGGAAGTAAAGGCAATTGAACCAGTTGCGAAAATGGAGATGGAAATGCAGCAAGCAGAATCCAACGTCCCAGCAGAAGAGGGAATGGTGAGGACTTCTTTTGCGAATCAGGCAGAGGAAGTAATGCCAAATGAAGCAACTCCGAAAACGGAGGTGGAAATGCAGCAAGTAGATCCTAACTTTCAAGCAAGACTGGCTAACCTTCAACCAAAAGTGATGGAGTTAATGACTCTTGCTGTGAGAAATGATCGGAAGGCCTACTACCAACAGCGTGTTGGTACTCTAAGTCAATTCACTAATGAAGCCCAGTTCAAGGCAGCAATAGGCAAGACATTGGAAGAGTTCAAGACTGAGGTAGACGGCGATTATGCGGAAGTGAAAAGCAACTACATTACAGCTGCAAAGAGTGTTCTAAATCCTGAGAGAGCTGAACAAATTAGGGTATTAGCAAGTGATCCAGCAACAAGCCTTACGACGCTTCAAAACTTGTCTAAACAATTATATGCCGAGTATGCAGCCGAGCTACAAGCCGATAAAGAAAAGACAGCATTGGGAGCTTATAAGAAAAAAGCAATTGGAGAAATTGCTAAAATGAAAGAGTTACCAAATAGTATAAGAAGCGGTTATTTTACTAGGATTAATGAAGCAACTACTACAGAAGTAGTTGATAAGATTAAGCAAGAGGCTACGCAAGATATAAGTAATCGTCAAAAGGTTCAAGCTGAAAAGAAACAAGCTGAAGGAACTATAAAAGGGATGGACTATCTCTATCCTGATGAACGGTCAGACTATTTAGCACGTGTAGAAACAGCTAATACAGAAACTGAAATTGATAGCTTGCTGGTAGAAGCTGAGAGTACCGCTGCAGCGAACAGGGTTATTTTTGAGAAACGCAAGAGTATTCAAGAGCAGGTAAACAAGCTGCCATATTTGACAAAGGAACACCGTAGTGATATTAGTAATGAAATAGAAGAAGAGCGTGCAGAGAGTGGATTAGATCGTATTTACAGCCAAGCACGTAAACAGAATCTAGAAGATGCCAAAGCTCCTCATAAGGAAACCATAAAGAAAATCAAAGAATTGATAAAGGCTGTGGATCGGTTGCCACGATTGACAGATGCGTCTATTTTTGAAGGACAGATGAAAATATGGGAGGAAATCTCTCCAAATGCTGTTGCTTTTATCAGAACATTCGAGAAGACATTGGACGAAGAGATGGCAGCGAAGAATCCTCATCAAGCAGATAACGTTATTAGAAATATAAAAGAATTAGCAGCCTCTGCTGAGATTGAAAAAATTGCTCGTGAATTGGAACAAAAACGGCAGAAGTTTCCAGATGATGAACGCTTGAAAGAGATTCTAAAAGATATGTTTTTCTATCCCTATGGAACAGTTTCAGATTTTCCACTCTATGTTAAGAGGGATATCTATCCAAAGCAAGAACAGTTTAATAAACGTTACGATAATCTGACGAACGACCAAGGTTTTGTTCCGAAATTTGAATTGAAACCTATTCAACAAAAACCAACGGATACAGTTAAACCAAAAGAAACACCTAAAAAAGATTTGCCCCAGTCAGATGCTAAGACCAAGGAGAATTCTTCTATTCCACCAAAACAGGAAATTCCAGATAAATCTAAAGTAGTTCCACAACAAGAGAAACCACAATCGGATTCAAAACCGAAAGTTGATTTTCCTATTCCACCAAAACAGGAAATTCCAGAACAATCTAAAGTTGTACCTCAACAAGAGAAGCCGCAGTCAGATTTAAAACCGAAAGTTGATTCTTCTATTCCACCAAAACAGGAAATTCCAGAACAATCTAAAGTTGTACCTCAACAAGAGAAACCACAATCGGATTCAAAACCGAAAGTTGATTCTCCTATTCCACCAAAACAGGAAATTCCAGAACAATCTAAAGTTGCACCCCAACAAGAGAAACCACAATCAGATTCAAAACCGAAAGTTGATTCTTCTATTCCACCAAAACAGGAAATTCCAGAACAGTCTAAAGTTGCACCCCAACAGGAGAAACCACAATCGGATTCAAAACCGAAAGTTGATTCTCCTATTCCACCAAAACAGGAAATTCCAGAACAATCTAAAGTTGCACCTCAACAAGAGAAGCCGCAGTCAGATTCAAAACCGAAAGTTGATTCTCCTATTTCACCAAAACAAGAAATTCCAGAACAATCTAAAGTTGCACCCCAACAAGAGAAACCACAAAGCGATTCCCAAAACCAAGATAATCCATCTCGTCAATCTAGGTCAGAAGATACTGCTAAACCAAAAGTAACTCCTGAAAAAGATATGTCAAAAGAAGGTTCTTCAAGAAAAGGGAAGTTTGAAACAGGTGCTCCTGCATTTTCGACAAAGCCAATCTTAGAGTTGGGCGGTACAAGAAAGCCTAGCAAACCAAGAGAGAAGGAAGTTCAATCAAATACTTCAACAAAACCAATGTTGAATCTCGAACAACCTAATCCGTCAGGAACAGTAGATCAACTGTCAGAAAAGCAGAAAGCAGCTTCAGATAGGGAATTCCAAAAACCAGTGGAGTTGAAACAAACACAATCAACTGTTAAACCTACCCTACCAAAAACCAATGAAGTTCCTACTCTGGCTTCTTTGATAGGAGTAGCCTTAGCAGGCTTTGTAGGAATCTTTACTCGAAAACGCAAAAACTAA
- a CDS encoding ABC transporter permease codes for MNSFTRARLYLKRHPVKTAILTVFLLFISIALSLLISLNSSLNQDSKRLSDSQLHQSLVTRLRDIPAAQVNPASRTYFEEVVSENHLIAYHLISEEVTIGETESEQTRVYSLVNQDFFEKSQLFNKELVLEAGTFLNENSGSEALISRNLANRYHLAVGDTISITSTTGQKLALRIEGIFKTKHSPFANRESDTLEHTILTTRKTLTQLNPQYSYHTSIYHAKNEANMTQARACLQAGTELKDYQLTQNTSIQLFLKTLNSQQGLLKWILWGTIVLSHLVLLFFLHLWMKGRQLEIGVLQSLGKSRMEILLQYVLEVLILASITLMIGLTVTNLLLPPLREVLLNDMLKTSYENADNGEWLPAVFLANHHYVKELLSHPIRLAPLDILLIVGSVLGLSVGAVLVSCLSLLRYSPKKIFTMMS; via the coding sequence ATGAATTCCTTTACCCGTGCGAGATTGTATCTTAAGCGTCATCCGGTTAAAACCGCTATTTTAACCGTGTTTCTTTTATTTATTAGTATTGCCCTAAGCCTACTGATTAGCCTAAATTCATCATTAAATCAAGATAGCAAGCGTTTATCAGATAGTCAACTACACCAATCTCTTGTGACAAGATTGAGGGATATTCCAGCCGCACAAGTGAATCCTGCAAGCCGAACCTATTTTGAAGAAGTTGTGTCTGAAAATCATCTGATAGCTTATCATTTGATTTCAGAAGAAGTGACAATTGGAGAGACTGAATCTGAACAAACAAGGGTTTATAGTTTAGTCAATCAAGACTTCTTTGAAAAAAGCCAATTATTCAATAAGGAATTGGTATTGGAAGCAGGAACTTTTTTAAATGAAAACAGTGGTAGTGAGGCTCTCATTAGTCGTAATCTTGCTAATCGCTATCATCTTGCTGTAGGAGATACTATTTCAATCACATCAACAACAGGTCAAAAGCTAGCCTTACGGATTGAGGGCATATTTAAGACCAAACATTCTCCCTTTGCGAATAGGGAAAGCGATACACTTGAACATACTATTTTAACGACAAGAAAGACTCTTACGCAATTGAATCCTCAGTATAGCTACCATACCAGTATTTATCATGCTAAAAATGAAGCAAATATGACACAGGCTAGAGCTTGCCTGCAGGCAGGAACAGAACTAAAAGACTATCAATTAACACAAAATACCAGTATTCAACTGTTCTTAAAAACCTTGAATAGCCAGCAAGGTCTTCTCAAATGGATTCTATGGGGAACCATTGTACTTAGTCACCTCGTTCTTCTCTTTTTCCTTCATTTATGGATGAAGGGTCGGCAATTGGAGATTGGGGTTTTACAATCGCTAGGTAAAAGTCGGATGGAAATCCTACTCCAGTATGTGCTTGAAGTACTGATTCTGGCAAGTATTACTTTGATGATTGGTCTAACGGTGACAAACCTGTTGCTTCCTCCATTAAGGGAAGTCTTGCTAAACGATATGCTGAAAACAAGTTACGAGAATGCCGATAATGGCGAATGGTTACCAGCTGTTTTCTTGGCAAACCATCACTATGTAAAAGAACTACTTTCTCATCCTATCCGTCTTGCGCCTCTTGATATACTCTTGATTGTTGGTAGTGTGTTAGGCTTGTCTGTGGGAGCAGTACTTGTTTCTTGTTTGTCACTACTTCGGTATTCACCGAAAAAAATATTTACAATGATGTCATAA
- a CDS encoding ArsR/SmtB family transcription factor, which translates to MNAKMTDYKNSLYKELSRLTKGLGSEKRLEILNLLTQGPKPVEGIALATGLSVANTSRHLQVLKESNLVVTSRQGNFIRYSLASAKVAQLILLLFDVGEEQLAEVRAIEAEYDREIGVSQISLQEAVELSEQPDVLLLDLRPVEEFEAGHLPHAVNLPMADFHQKKTQLPKDRTIIVYCRGRQCGYANVAAQDLQSLGYPTFSLNRSFADWKWGKREEF; encoded by the coding sequence ATGAATGCGAAAATGACAGACTACAAAAATAGCTTATACAAGGAATTATCTCGATTGACTAAGGGATTAGGGAGTGAAAAACGGCTTGAGATTTTAAATCTCTTGACCCAAGGCCCCAAGCCAGTAGAGGGAATTGCCCTTGCTACAGGCCTGTCGGTGGCCAATACTTCCCGTCACCTTCAAGTCCTAAAAGAGAGTAATCTAGTTGTTACCAGCCGCCAAGGGAATTTTATTCGTTACAGTCTTGCTTCGGCAAAAGTAGCACAACTCATTTTATTACTATTTGATGTCGGTGAGGAGCAGCTAGCCGAAGTGCGGGCCATTGAAGCAGAGTATGACAGAGAGATTGGTGTGAGCCAAATTAGCCTGCAAGAAGCTGTCGAGCTGTCTGAGCAGCCAGATGTGCTCTTATTGGACCTGCGACCTGTAGAAGAGTTTGAGGCAGGACATCTTCCTCATGCAGTCAATCTTCCAATGGCTGACTTTCATCAGAAAAAAACGCAGCTGCCAAAAGATCGAACGATTATTGTGTATTGTCGCGGTCGCCAGTGTGGCTATGCAAATGTGGCTGCACAAGATCTGCAATCCTTAGGCTATCCTACTTTTAGCCTTAATCGCAGTTTCGCCGATTGGAAGTGGGGCAAACGTGAAGAATTTTAA
- the trxB gene encoding thioredoxin-disulfide reductase, with protein sequence MYDAIIIGSGPAGYTAGIYLSRAGLKNRLITGYSEGGQLTTTTLVENYPGFEKGIDGNELVKNMRQQAASFGTEMTFGFVEKIEGESSPFTVHLDSGEMLETKAVIIATGSIANYLGIEGEAEAIGKGVSACATCDAFFYKEREIIVVGGGDVAMEEAIYLTRFASKVTVVHRRDELRASDIMVQRAKSHKEINWVLNATPVKVHSDMMGMTGLDIRDNATGEVRHLKADGLFVAIGHHPNTEFLGGKLELDAKGYIQTQPGTSKTSVPGIFAAGDVQDSKYQQAVTAAASGAVAALDTLEFIENK encoded by the coding sequence ATGTACGATGCGATTATTATTGGTTCAGGACCTGCGGGCTATACGGCGGGGATCTATCTTAGCCGAGCAGGTCTTAAAAATCGATTGATTACGGGCTATTCAGAAGGTGGTCAGCTCACAACGACTACTCTGGTTGAGAATTATCCAGGATTTGAAAAGGGAATTGACGGGAATGAACTGGTCAAAAATATGCGTCAGCAAGCAGCCTCTTTTGGAACAGAGATGACCTTTGGTTTCGTTGAAAAAATCGAAGGAGAAAGCTCTCCTTTTACAGTGCACCTTGATTCTGGCGAAATGCTGGAAACCAAGGCTGTTATTATTGCGACTGGCTCAATTGCGAATTACCTAGGAATTGAAGGGGAAGCAGAAGCAATCGGTAAAGGTGTTAGTGCCTGTGCAACGTGTGATGCCTTCTTTTACAAGGAACGTGAAATTATTGTCGTTGGTGGTGGAGACGTTGCCATGGAAGAAGCTATCTATTTGACTCGCTTTGCTTCTAAAGTTACAGTTGTCCACCGTAGAGATGAGTTACGTGCGTCTGATATCATGGTACAGCGAGCTAAAAGTCATAAGGAGATTAACTGGGTCTTGAATGCAACTCCAGTTAAGGTTCATTCAGACATGATGGGAATGACGGGGCTAGATATTCGGGATAATGCGACTGGTGAGGTTAGACACCTCAAGGCAGATGGGCTTTTTGTAGCAATTGGTCATCATCCAAATACGGAATTTCTGGGAGGAAAACTAGAATTGGATGCCAAAGGCTATATTCAGACGCAGCCAGGGACTTCTAAGACTTCTGTGCCAGGGATTTTTGCTGCTGGTGATGTTCAAGATTCTAAGTACCAGCAAGCCGTTACTGCAGCAGCCAGTGGTGCAGTCGCAGCCTTGGATACCTTAGAATTTATTGAAAATAAATGA
- a CDS encoding TMEM175 family protein produces MDKKRIEAFSDAILAIIVTIMALELQLPQELTLSGFVGILPMVFVYIASFLQIMTVWLYYHELFQLLDQMTFRVFVANSVWLLTASLVPLATRAVGQYSGSFSALLFYILILGLWDVAWVIMTTVLLKSTSRQLSLDDKRIPYRWAKLYAIQLLVILLVGYLLPPLIPFGPLLMIVNVIYGFLSDRK; encoded by the coding sequence GTGGATAAAAAACGAATTGAAGCCTTCTCAGACGCTATTTTGGCTATTATTGTCACGATTATGGCGTTAGAATTGCAATTACCACAAGAATTAACACTCTCTGGCTTTGTGGGTATTCTCCCTATGGTCTTCGTCTACATCGCCAGTTTCTTGCAGATTATGACCGTTTGGCTATACTATCACGAGCTCTTTCAATTGCTGGATCAGATGACTTTTCGTGTTTTTGTCGCAAATAGTGTCTGGCTCTTAACGGCCAGCTTGGTGCCCCTAGCAACGAGAGCTGTTGGTCAATACTCTGGTAGTTTTTCTGCCCTCTTATTTTATATCCTTATCTTAGGATTGTGGGATGTCGCCTGGGTCATCATGACCACCGTCTTGTTGAAATCAACTTCCAGACAACTTTCCTTGGACGATAAACGAATTCCCTACCGCTGGGCGAAGCTCTATGCGATTCAGTTACTAGTTATTTTGCTTGTGGGTTATTTGCTTCCTCCTCTGATTCCCTTTGGTCCCTTACTTATGATTGTCAATGTCATCTACGGATTTTTGAGTGATCGGAAATAA
- a CDS encoding DsbA family oxidoreductase yields the protein MEISYWSDIACPFCYIGASRMKRAMEAVGLDPHDLKMKAYQLNPHAPLATDETMLTQFAASHGMTKEQARMQFQHMAEMGAEEGLKLDVAGAIPTNTFSAHRLIKWAESRLDKKTHHRLITKLYQLYFEEHASIADTAVLLEAAKGVGLPQEEVTALLEGTDFSTAVKQDILEAQEARVQGAPFFVLNNKYGISGAQSYEYMLAALKQVQAEEGNNKK from the coding sequence ATGGAAATTAGTTATTGGTCAGATATTGCTTGTCCCTTTTGCTATATTGGTGCAAGCCGTATGAAACGTGCGATGGAAGCAGTTGGCTTGGATCCTCATGATTTGAAAATGAAGGCTTACCAACTCAATCCTCATGCCCCTTTGGCAACAGATGAAACCATGTTGACGCAGTTTGCGGCTAGTCATGGTATGACTAAGGAGCAGGCAAGGATGCAGTTTCAGCACATGGCAGAAATGGGAGCTGAAGAAGGCCTCAAGCTAGATGTTGCAGGAGCCATCCCGACAAATACCTTTTCAGCACACCGTCTCATCAAATGGGCAGAAAGTCGTTTGGATAAAAAGACGCATCATCGCCTTATCACGAAACTTTATCAACTCTATTTTGAAGAGCATGCCTCGATTGCTGATACAGCGGTTTTACTGGAAGCGGCAAAGGGAGTGGGCTTACCGCAAGAAGAAGTGACAGCTTTACTTGAAGGAACGGACTTTAGCACTGCTGTCAAGCAAGATATCCTAGAAGCTCAAGAAGCTAGAGTGCAAGGAGCGCCCTTCTTTGTGCTGAATAATAAATATGGTATTTCAGGTGCACAATCGTATGAATACATGCTTGCAGCCCTTAAACAAGTTCAAGCAGAAGAAGGAAACAATAAAAAATGA
- a CDS encoding DUF2087 domain-containing protein — MDQATIQQKYFRQGRLVTIPKKEQAKWQLFHYFQQQLAEQGQQFTEKEINDFFKTYYDDTAILRRYLVDYGFLERDLYGKIYTIGERNGYLDER; from the coding sequence ATGGATCAAGCAACTATTCAGCAGAAATATTTCAGACAAGGCCGATTGGTGACCATTCCCAAAAAAGAACAAGCCAAATGGCAATTATTTCATTATTTTCAGCAGCAACTAGCCGAGCAAGGCCAACAGTTTACGGAAAAAGAAATCAATGATTTTTTCAAGACCTATTACGATGACACGGCTATTTTGCGGCGATACTTGGTTGATTATGGTTTTTTAGAGCGTGATTTGTATGGAAAAATCTATACGATAGGAGAGAGAAATGGTTATTTGGATGAGAGATAA